A genomic window from Silene latifolia isolate original U9 population chromosome Y, ASM4854445v1, whole genome shotgun sequence includes:
- the LOC141631224 gene encoding uncharacterized protein LOC141631224, whose translation MKRVKQVARKGVVQAVSSDVEGVEIPTTVATNNNKRKTTSRSIDGDVAVEEPRSGNLGSPISKKGKTLDTEVEAVEGGTVEHGGAVVEDTVHVEKDAVVPEDGVPARKVRQAPVNWRRDGKMVVSSDGALIKSAKKVVDAYGSPGGLFKLIKKMTLEQKRSVEEIGFGGLLEIRASGMYHVMIDWLMNCYDPDSRMFTISEGRSTAAVYRTHC comes from the exons ATGAAACGCGTGAAACAGGTAGCAAGAAAGGGCGTTGTTCAAGCAGTTTCTAGTGACGTTGAAG GAGTCGAAATTCCGACGACAGTAGCTACAAATAACAATAAGAGGAAGACTACTAGCAGATCTATTGATGGGGATGTTGCCGTGGAAGAACCACGGTCTG GTAATCTCGGAAGTCCTATTTCGAAGAAAGGAAAAACCTTAGACACTGAAGTGGAGGCGGTAGAAGGCGGGACAGTCGAGCACGGGGGAGCCGTAGTAGAAGATACGGTACATGTGGAAAAAGACGCCGTTGTTCCTGAAGATGGGGTTCCTGCTCGAAAAGTTAGACAAGCTCCGGTAAATTGGAGACGGGATGGTAAGATGGTTGTATCTTCGGATGGAGCTCTGATCAA GTCTGCTAAAAAGGTTGTTGATGCATATGGGTCCCCGGGCGGACTGTTTAAGCTGATTAAGAAGATGACGTTAGAGCAAAAGAGAAGTGTAGAAGAGATTGGTTTCGGGGGGCTGTTGGAGATCAGAGCTAGCGGTATGTATCACGTGATGATAGATTGGTTGATGAATTGTTATGACCCAGACTCCAGGATGTTCACAATTAGTGAGGGGCG